From Erigeron canadensis isolate Cc75 chromosome 8, C_canadensis_v1, whole genome shotgun sequence, one genomic window encodes:
- the LOC122580047 gene encoding uncharacterized protein LOC122580047 isoform X1 → MWPVLSESCSSVAAAAHSNSSFHFIDTNSFSKDGRKINVGDCALFTALHSSLPFVGIIRKLIVGKENSPSLSVTWLYRPADVKLREGAPLEAAPNEIFYSFHKDEIPAASILHPCKVTFLRKGVEFPSGISSFVCRRVYDIEGECLWWLTDKDYIKSYLTQERQQEVNQLLDKARIAMYGSMQNGGRSPKPLNGPNGTSQLKPSSDNVQNSSSSISSHAKSKKREHGAHNSDSVKRERLSKVDDADSGQRRPDHIMKTEIAKFTDKGGLVDFGGVERLIQLMRPDSSEKKLDLASRTVLVDLISVTDRFDCLNRFVQLRGLSVLDEWLQEIHKGKIGDGSPKVNEKSVEEFLFSLLRALDRLPVNLHALQTCNVGKSVNHLRSHKNSEIQKKARSLVSTWKRRVEAEMNIIETKSSTSRGGSWPNKSMMSEVSHMGSRRTGCSSEVDPKSSTSQPSSLKSQQPKHASNEAATKSPTSPASIKLSDMPSSATKDGRSCSSSQSPNNSQSCSSDHGKTGASSVSKISSSVSHSKNSSNGFHGSTTPGVRKDAGKSGSLNRNYASEKGSPTRHTSERASDVSHVDNGNSPRLIVRLPNSSRSPARTVSVESPEEGSLLVPSEKQVHYDEKVRGNNGSLHGNNESNLGRDLSQGKDGLVGCGSSSGVTPKPGKLYEPSYSSINALVESCAKFSEASVSPSVGDDVGMNLLASVAAGEMSRSDVSAGCSPRSNSPLPEDSCSVNVAKLRRIVQDEDNICMANGLSVDSSTKDRSLQQAPAGVHISGDSKDASFGCEVKTGEDNTQLVSPVEDNAAVMEPERKDAGLIEDAKCSKEGDGCPDVKQTQDNVVAPDTASRSVKIETQVNEESASWSSSDMHEDKKKLAYKRSSNSNLATPSCGDADLVPKLEELDDKERHIMDSGTSISQPSSENALENNEKDEAQDPPTILMQEVRSCGIPNNVAEANCAEDPCTSAVEMVVKLDFDLNEVLPNDDGIQGDAERSSVHPSSPIPSSSLVNGSRSALITVAAAAKGPFYPSENLLKGKAELGWKGSAATSAFRPAEPRKVDVPAPDNRKARPLFDFDLNVGVVDDAGQSSAPSTCLESSNRSLSGGGLDLDLNACEESPEVVRLSVSSGCRQQLPSRSFLSGGFTISEPSSSRGFDLNNGPVVEEAGGESVLFSKNGMQFMSAVPNVRMNNMDIGNYPTWFSPNNTYPAITIPSVAPGRGEQSYPSQRMLNPVTAGTSVNPEIFRGPVLSSSPAVTFPSTVPFQYSAFPFETSFSLPSVSNAYVDSSSSGGPLVFPSIPSQALVGPNGMVSMPYRPYFMSLPGGSSNVVPDGRKWGSQGLDLNAGPGGGVTDDKLPSALRQMPSQAVADEQIKMFQQMTAGSGVPKRKEPDGGWDGDRISYKHPSWQ, encoded by the exons GATGGTCGAAAGATTAATGTAGGTGACTGTGCTCTGTTCACGGCACTCCACAGTTCCCTTCCATTTGTTGGAATAATTCGTAAATTAATAGTAGGAAAAGAAAATAGTCCAAGTTTGAGTGTGACCTGGCTTTACCGGCCTGCAGACGTAAAACTAAGGGAAGGTGCTCCGCTTGAAGCAGCACCTAACGAGATCTTCTACTCTTTTCACAAGGATGAGATACCTGCTGCATCGATACTCCATCCGTGTAAAGTCACATTCCTTCGTAAAGGTGTTGAATTTCCTTCAGGGATATCCTCATTTGTGTGCAGAAGAGTGTATGATATTGAGGGCGAGTGTTTATGGTGGTTAACTGATAAAGACTATATTAAG TCTTATTTGACACAGGAACGACAACAAGAAGTAAACCAACTGTTAGATAAGGCACGGATCGCAATGTATGGATCAATGCAGAATGGGGGTCGTTCTCCAAAACCCTTGAATGGTCCAAACGGGACATCACAACTAAAACCTAGTTCAGATAATGTACAGAATAGTTCCTCCTCTATTTCATCACATGCAAAATCTAAGAAGAGAGAGCATGGTGCTCACAACTCAGACTCTGTTAAACGTGAACGCTTATCTAAAGTAGATGATGCAGATTCTGGTCAACGTAGACCAGATCACATAATGAAGACCGAGATTGCCAAATTTACCGATAAAGGAGGATTGGTAGATTTTGGAGGCGTTGAAAGACTAATACAGCTCATGCGACCGGACAGTTCTGAGAAGAAACTAGACCTTGCTTCTCGCACAGTTCTTGTTGATCTAATATCGGTTACTGACAGGTTTGATTGCTTAAATCGGTTTGTTCAGCTTAGGGGCTTGTCCGTTTTAGATGAATGGTTACAAGAGATTCACAAGGGGAAGATCGGTGATGGCAGTCCCAAGGTGAATGAAAAATCTGTTGAAGAGTTCCTTTTCTCTTTACTGCGTGCTCTTGACAGgttgcccgtgaatcttcatgcTTTACAGACGTGTAATGTTGGGAAGTCTGTCAATCACCTACGTAGTCATAAAAATTCTGAAATTCAGAAGAAAGCTAGAAGTCTAGTCAGCACATGGAAGAGACGTGTGGAAGCTGAAATGAACATCATTGAAACTAAGTCTAGTACAAGCCGAGGTGGTTCTTGGCCAAACAAGTCAATGATGTCTGAAGTTTCTCATATGGGTAGTAGACGTACTGGTTGTTCTTCTGAAGTGGATCCCAAGAGTTCTACTTCGCAACCTTCTTCGCTGAAATCTCAACAGCCAAAGCATGCTTCCAATGAAGCAGCCACCAAATCACCAACATCCCCTGCCTCCATAAAATTGTCAGATATGCCTTCATCCGCAACTAAAGATGGAAGAAGTTGTAGCTCCAGTCAGTCTCCAAATAATAGTCAGTCTTGTTCTAGTGATCATGGCAAAACTGGGGCATCTAGTGTAAGTAAGATCTCTAGTAGTGTTTCTCATAGTAAGAACTCAAGCAATGGTTTCCATGGATCTACAACCCCAGGAGTTAGAAAAGATGCTGGAAAAAGTGGTTCTTTGAATCGGAATTATGCATCTGAAAAGGGATCGCCAACTAGACATACATCTGAGAGAGCATCTGATGTGTCTCATGTGGATAATGGAAATAGCCCGAGACTCATTGTCAGATTACCAAACAGCAGCCGAAGTCCTGCAAGAACTGTCAGTGTGGAATCTCCTGAAGAGGGTTCTCTTCTAGTGCCTTCTGAGAAGCAAGTTCATTATGATGAGAAAGTAAGAGGAAATAACGGTTCCCTACATGGAAACAATGAATCAAACTTGGGTAGAGATTTGTCTCAGGGAAAAGATGGTTTGGTTGGCTGTGGTTCATCCTCAGGGGTTACTCCAAAACCAGGGAAGCTATATGAGCCTTCATATAGCTCTATAAATGCATTAGTAGAGAGTTGTGCCAAGTTTTCCGAAGCTAGTGTGTCTCCATCAGTGGGTGATGATGTTGGAATGAACCTTCTTGCCAGCGTGGCCGCTGGTGAAATGTCGAGATCCGATGTGTCAGCGGGATGTTCTCCTAGAAGCAACTCGCCCTTACCTGAGGACTCCTGTTCTGTGAACGTTGCTAAGTTAAGGCGAATAGTTCAAGATGAAGATAACATTTGCATGGCAAATGGTCTCTCTGTTGACTCGTCCACAAAAGATAGATCTTTACAGCAGGCGCCTGCTGGGGTTCACATTTCTGGTGACAGTAAAGATGCATCATTTGGTTGTGAGGTGAAGACAGGTGAGGATAATACACAGTTAGTTTCGCCTGTGGAGGACAATGCTGCTGTTATGGAACCTGAGAGAAAGGATGCTGGTTTGATAGAAGATGCAAAGTGTTCCAAAGAGGGTGACGGATGTCCTGACGTTAAGCAGACACAAGACAATGTTGTGGCGCCGGATACTGCTTCTAGAAGTGTTAAGATTGAGACACAGGTTAATGAAGAATCGGCTTCTTGGTCATCTTCAGATATGCACGAGGACAAAAAGAAATTGGCGTACAAACGGTCAAGCAACAGCAACTTAGCAACCCCTTCTTGTGGCGATGCTGATTTAGTACCAAAGTTGGAAGAGCTAGATGATAAGGAGAGACATATTATGGATTCTGGCACATCTATTTCTCAACCTAGTAGTGAAAATGCACTTGAAAATAACGAAAAAGACGAAGCCCAGGATCCCCCTACTATTTTAATGCAAGAAGTCAGATCGTGTGGAATACCTAATAATGTAGCAGAGGCCAATTGTGCCGAGGATCCTTGCACTTCTGCGGTAGAAATGGTTGTAAAGTTGGACTTTGATCTGAATGAGGTTCTTCCAAACGATGATGGGATTCAAGGGGATGCTGAAAGGTCTTCTGTTCACCCTTCTAGCCCAATACCTTCTAGTTCACTTGTTAATGGGAGTCGGTCTGCTTTGATTACAGTGGCCGCTGCTGCCAAAGGGCCATTTTACCCTTCAGAAAACCTCTTAAAAGGTAAAGCCGAGCTTGGTTGGAagggttctgctgctacaagtGCTTTCCGTCCTGCAGAACCTCGAAAGGTAGATGTTCCAGCCCCTGATAATCGTAAGGCTCGTCCTCTTTTTGACTTTGACCTGAATGTTGGAGTTGTTGATGATGCTGGTCAAAGTAGTGCACCATCTACATGTCTGGAGTCTTCGAACCGTTCTCTTAGTGGAGGTGGACTGGATCTTGACCTAAATGCATGTGAGGAGAGTCCAGAGGTTGTACGTCTGTCTGTCAGCAGTGGTTGTAGACAACAATTGCCTTCAAGGTCGTTTCTATCCGGTGGATTTACTATTTCAGAACCAAGTTCTTCACGGGGCTTTGACCTGAATAACGGGCCCGTTGTGGAAGAAGCGGGCGGTGAAtcagttttgttttccaaaaacgGAATGCAGTTTATGTCTGCGGTTCCTAATGTTAGAATGAATAATATGGATATCGGGAACTATCCAACTTGGTTTTCACCAAACAATACCTATCCAGCAATTACAATACCATCTGTTGCTCCTGGTAGAGGTGAGCAGAGTTATCCGTCTCAAAGAATGCTGAATCCTGTGACTGCAGGTACCTCAGTTAATCCTGAGATTTTTAGAGGCCCTGTCTTGTCATCTTCACCTGCAGTTACGTTTCCGTCTACCGTGCCGTTTCAATATTCGGCGTTCCCATTTGAGACCAGTTTCTCGCTGCCTTCGGTTTCAAATGCTTATGTCGATTCTTCGTCATCTGGAGGGCCTCTTGTTTTCCCAAGTATACCTTCACAGGCCTTGGTGGGACCTAATGGCATGGTTTCAATGCCTTATAGGCCGTATTTTATGAGTCTACCTGGTGGTTCGAGTAATGTTGTACCCGATGGTAGAAAGTGGGGAAGCCAAGGTCTAGATTTAAATGCAGGTCCCGGAGGTGGCGTTACGGATGATAAGTTGCCTTCAGCCTTGCGACAGATGCCTTCACAAGCTGTAGCAGATGAGCAGATAAAGATGTTTCAGCAAATGACAGCAGGAAGTGGGGTACCAAAGAGGAAAGAGCCCGATGGCGGGTGGGATGGAGATAGGATTAGCTACAAACATCCGTCATGGCAGTAA
- the LOC122580047 gene encoding uncharacterized protein LOC122580047 isoform X2 has translation MWPVLSESCSSVAAAAHSNSSFHFIDTNSFSKDGRKINVGDCALFTALHSSLPFVGIIRKLIVGKENSPSLSVTWLYRPADVKLREGAPLEAAPNEIFYSFHKDEIPAASILHPCKVTFLRKGVEFPSGISSFVCRRVYDIEGECLWWLTDKDYIKERQQEVNQLLDKARIAMYGSMQNGGRSPKPLNGPNGTSQLKPSSDNVQNSSSSISSHAKSKKREHGAHNSDSVKRERLSKVDDADSGQRRPDHIMKTEIAKFTDKGGLVDFGGVERLIQLMRPDSSEKKLDLASRTVLVDLISVTDRFDCLNRFVQLRGLSVLDEWLQEIHKGKIGDGSPKVNEKSVEEFLFSLLRALDRLPVNLHALQTCNVGKSVNHLRSHKNSEIQKKARSLVSTWKRRVEAEMNIIETKSSTSRGGSWPNKSMMSEVSHMGSRRTGCSSEVDPKSSTSQPSSLKSQQPKHASNEAATKSPTSPASIKLSDMPSSATKDGRSCSSSQSPNNSQSCSSDHGKTGASSVSKISSSVSHSKNSSNGFHGSTTPGVRKDAGKSGSLNRNYASEKGSPTRHTSERASDVSHVDNGNSPRLIVRLPNSSRSPARTVSVESPEEGSLLVPSEKQVHYDEKVRGNNGSLHGNNESNLGRDLSQGKDGLVGCGSSSGVTPKPGKLYEPSYSSINALVESCAKFSEASVSPSVGDDVGMNLLASVAAGEMSRSDVSAGCSPRSNSPLPEDSCSVNVAKLRRIVQDEDNICMANGLSVDSSTKDRSLQQAPAGVHISGDSKDASFGCEVKTGEDNTQLVSPVEDNAAVMEPERKDAGLIEDAKCSKEGDGCPDVKQTQDNVVAPDTASRSVKIETQVNEESASWSSSDMHEDKKKLAYKRSSNSNLATPSCGDADLVPKLEELDDKERHIMDSGTSISQPSSENALENNEKDEAQDPPTILMQEVRSCGIPNNVAEANCAEDPCTSAVEMVVKLDFDLNEVLPNDDGIQGDAERSSVHPSSPIPSSSLVNGSRSALITVAAAAKGPFYPSENLLKGKAELGWKGSAATSAFRPAEPRKVDVPAPDNRKARPLFDFDLNVGVVDDAGQSSAPSTCLESSNRSLSGGGLDLDLNACEESPEVVRLSVSSGCRQQLPSRSFLSGGFTISEPSSSRGFDLNNGPVVEEAGGESVLFSKNGMQFMSAVPNVRMNNMDIGNYPTWFSPNNTYPAITIPSVAPGRGEQSYPSQRMLNPVTAGTSVNPEIFRGPVLSSSPAVTFPSTVPFQYSAFPFETSFSLPSVSNAYVDSSSSGGPLVFPSIPSQALVGPNGMVSMPYRPYFMSLPGGSSNVVPDGRKWGSQGLDLNAGPGGGVTDDKLPSALRQMPSQAVADEQIKMFQQMTAGSGVPKRKEPDGGWDGDRISYKHPSWQ, from the exons GATGGTCGAAAGATTAATGTAGGTGACTGTGCTCTGTTCACGGCACTCCACAGTTCCCTTCCATTTGTTGGAATAATTCGTAAATTAATAGTAGGAAAAGAAAATAGTCCAAGTTTGAGTGTGACCTGGCTTTACCGGCCTGCAGACGTAAAACTAAGGGAAGGTGCTCCGCTTGAAGCAGCACCTAACGAGATCTTCTACTCTTTTCACAAGGATGAGATACCTGCTGCATCGATACTCCATCCGTGTAAAGTCACATTCCTTCGTAAAGGTGTTGAATTTCCTTCAGGGATATCCTCATTTGTGTGCAGAAGAGTGTATGATATTGAGGGCGAGTGTTTATGGTGGTTAACTGATAAAGACTATATTAAG GAACGACAACAAGAAGTAAACCAACTGTTAGATAAGGCACGGATCGCAATGTATGGATCAATGCAGAATGGGGGTCGTTCTCCAAAACCCTTGAATGGTCCAAACGGGACATCACAACTAAAACCTAGTTCAGATAATGTACAGAATAGTTCCTCCTCTATTTCATCACATGCAAAATCTAAGAAGAGAGAGCATGGTGCTCACAACTCAGACTCTGTTAAACGTGAACGCTTATCTAAAGTAGATGATGCAGATTCTGGTCAACGTAGACCAGATCACATAATGAAGACCGAGATTGCCAAATTTACCGATAAAGGAGGATTGGTAGATTTTGGAGGCGTTGAAAGACTAATACAGCTCATGCGACCGGACAGTTCTGAGAAGAAACTAGACCTTGCTTCTCGCACAGTTCTTGTTGATCTAATATCGGTTACTGACAGGTTTGATTGCTTAAATCGGTTTGTTCAGCTTAGGGGCTTGTCCGTTTTAGATGAATGGTTACAAGAGATTCACAAGGGGAAGATCGGTGATGGCAGTCCCAAGGTGAATGAAAAATCTGTTGAAGAGTTCCTTTTCTCTTTACTGCGTGCTCTTGACAGgttgcccgtgaatcttcatgcTTTACAGACGTGTAATGTTGGGAAGTCTGTCAATCACCTACGTAGTCATAAAAATTCTGAAATTCAGAAGAAAGCTAGAAGTCTAGTCAGCACATGGAAGAGACGTGTGGAAGCTGAAATGAACATCATTGAAACTAAGTCTAGTACAAGCCGAGGTGGTTCTTGGCCAAACAAGTCAATGATGTCTGAAGTTTCTCATATGGGTAGTAGACGTACTGGTTGTTCTTCTGAAGTGGATCCCAAGAGTTCTACTTCGCAACCTTCTTCGCTGAAATCTCAACAGCCAAAGCATGCTTCCAATGAAGCAGCCACCAAATCACCAACATCCCCTGCCTCCATAAAATTGTCAGATATGCCTTCATCCGCAACTAAAGATGGAAGAAGTTGTAGCTCCAGTCAGTCTCCAAATAATAGTCAGTCTTGTTCTAGTGATCATGGCAAAACTGGGGCATCTAGTGTAAGTAAGATCTCTAGTAGTGTTTCTCATAGTAAGAACTCAAGCAATGGTTTCCATGGATCTACAACCCCAGGAGTTAGAAAAGATGCTGGAAAAAGTGGTTCTTTGAATCGGAATTATGCATCTGAAAAGGGATCGCCAACTAGACATACATCTGAGAGAGCATCTGATGTGTCTCATGTGGATAATGGAAATAGCCCGAGACTCATTGTCAGATTACCAAACAGCAGCCGAAGTCCTGCAAGAACTGTCAGTGTGGAATCTCCTGAAGAGGGTTCTCTTCTAGTGCCTTCTGAGAAGCAAGTTCATTATGATGAGAAAGTAAGAGGAAATAACGGTTCCCTACATGGAAACAATGAATCAAACTTGGGTAGAGATTTGTCTCAGGGAAAAGATGGTTTGGTTGGCTGTGGTTCATCCTCAGGGGTTACTCCAAAACCAGGGAAGCTATATGAGCCTTCATATAGCTCTATAAATGCATTAGTAGAGAGTTGTGCCAAGTTTTCCGAAGCTAGTGTGTCTCCATCAGTGGGTGATGATGTTGGAATGAACCTTCTTGCCAGCGTGGCCGCTGGTGAAATGTCGAGATCCGATGTGTCAGCGGGATGTTCTCCTAGAAGCAACTCGCCCTTACCTGAGGACTCCTGTTCTGTGAACGTTGCTAAGTTAAGGCGAATAGTTCAAGATGAAGATAACATTTGCATGGCAAATGGTCTCTCTGTTGACTCGTCCACAAAAGATAGATCTTTACAGCAGGCGCCTGCTGGGGTTCACATTTCTGGTGACAGTAAAGATGCATCATTTGGTTGTGAGGTGAAGACAGGTGAGGATAATACACAGTTAGTTTCGCCTGTGGAGGACAATGCTGCTGTTATGGAACCTGAGAGAAAGGATGCTGGTTTGATAGAAGATGCAAAGTGTTCCAAAGAGGGTGACGGATGTCCTGACGTTAAGCAGACACAAGACAATGTTGTGGCGCCGGATACTGCTTCTAGAAGTGTTAAGATTGAGACACAGGTTAATGAAGAATCGGCTTCTTGGTCATCTTCAGATATGCACGAGGACAAAAAGAAATTGGCGTACAAACGGTCAAGCAACAGCAACTTAGCAACCCCTTCTTGTGGCGATGCTGATTTAGTACCAAAGTTGGAAGAGCTAGATGATAAGGAGAGACATATTATGGATTCTGGCACATCTATTTCTCAACCTAGTAGTGAAAATGCACTTGAAAATAACGAAAAAGACGAAGCCCAGGATCCCCCTACTATTTTAATGCAAGAAGTCAGATCGTGTGGAATACCTAATAATGTAGCAGAGGCCAATTGTGCCGAGGATCCTTGCACTTCTGCGGTAGAAATGGTTGTAAAGTTGGACTTTGATCTGAATGAGGTTCTTCCAAACGATGATGGGATTCAAGGGGATGCTGAAAGGTCTTCTGTTCACCCTTCTAGCCCAATACCTTCTAGTTCACTTGTTAATGGGAGTCGGTCTGCTTTGATTACAGTGGCCGCTGCTGCCAAAGGGCCATTTTACCCTTCAGAAAACCTCTTAAAAGGTAAAGCCGAGCTTGGTTGGAagggttctgctgctacaagtGCTTTCCGTCCTGCAGAACCTCGAAAGGTAGATGTTCCAGCCCCTGATAATCGTAAGGCTCGTCCTCTTTTTGACTTTGACCTGAATGTTGGAGTTGTTGATGATGCTGGTCAAAGTAGTGCACCATCTACATGTCTGGAGTCTTCGAACCGTTCTCTTAGTGGAGGTGGACTGGATCTTGACCTAAATGCATGTGAGGAGAGTCCAGAGGTTGTACGTCTGTCTGTCAGCAGTGGTTGTAGACAACAATTGCCTTCAAGGTCGTTTCTATCCGGTGGATTTACTATTTCAGAACCAAGTTCTTCACGGGGCTTTGACCTGAATAACGGGCCCGTTGTGGAAGAAGCGGGCGGTGAAtcagttttgttttccaaaaacgGAATGCAGTTTATGTCTGCGGTTCCTAATGTTAGAATGAATAATATGGATATCGGGAACTATCCAACTTGGTTTTCACCAAACAATACCTATCCAGCAATTACAATACCATCTGTTGCTCCTGGTAGAGGTGAGCAGAGTTATCCGTCTCAAAGAATGCTGAATCCTGTGACTGCAGGTACCTCAGTTAATCCTGAGATTTTTAGAGGCCCTGTCTTGTCATCTTCACCTGCAGTTACGTTTCCGTCTACCGTGCCGTTTCAATATTCGGCGTTCCCATTTGAGACCAGTTTCTCGCTGCCTTCGGTTTCAAATGCTTATGTCGATTCTTCGTCATCTGGAGGGCCTCTTGTTTTCCCAAGTATACCTTCACAGGCCTTGGTGGGACCTAATGGCATGGTTTCAATGCCTTATAGGCCGTATTTTATGAGTCTACCTGGTGGTTCGAGTAATGTTGTACCCGATGGTAGAAAGTGGGGAAGCCAAGGTCTAGATTTAAATGCAGGTCCCGGAGGTGGCGTTACGGATGATAAGTTGCCTTCAGCCTTGCGACAGATGCCTTCACAAGCTGTAGCAGATGAGCAGATAAAGATGTTTCAGCAAATGACAGCAGGAAGTGGGGTACCAAAGAGGAAAGAGCCCGATGGCGGGTGGGATGGAGATAGGATTAGCTACAAACATCCGTCATGGCAGTAA